The following are encoded together in the Sulfurimonas sp. genome:
- a CDS encoding PDZ domain-containing protein, whose protein sequence is MLRVFLALNLLLINLLACKGGYQTCVKKVQDSKALQNQMIQVPISKHQKLIYSNIKPNAKIIKHDPFLNLYIIEVKQNFKYPFRTNYKLSLGQASVDNKMAIEGVIKTKQIGLNKLATFSEVVNTPSLLLSSCCAIEGLVTPKGIIEKEYIDNFIKKKKIEYSDIGIRVEEQNNKTIIKRVNPFDNTIKLKKGDVVLEINSKKIKNAGHLMREILFSPIGKKHILKVKRVGKIISVEAISKKRYGGGEIGDTFLEAKGLYFNNDLLIMKITNDYKGYGLKVGDKLLQVNGKKVVSIDDIRENIDDFKHQASLLFLRDNFQFFVNIN, encoded by the coding sequence ATGTTAAGAGTGTTCCTCGCTCTTAACCTTCTTCTTATAAACCTACTAGCCTGCAAAGGTGGCTATCAAACTTGTGTTAAAAAAGTTCAAGACTCAAAAGCACTGCAAAATCAAATGATACAAGTTCCAATCTCAAAACATCAAAAATTAATATACTCAAATATAAAACCAAATGCTAAAATTATTAAGCATGATCCATTTTTAAATTTATATATTATTGAAGTTAAACAAAATTTCAAATATCCATTCAGAACAAATTACAAACTCTCACTTGGGCAAGCTTCAGTGGATAACAAGATGGCGATTGAGGGAGTCATAAAAACAAAACAGATCGGTTTAAACAAGTTGGCAACATTTAGTGAGGTAGTTAATACACCATCTCTTTTGTTAAGCTCTTGTTGTGCAATAGAAGGTTTAGTTACACCAAAAGGGATAATTGAAAAAGAGTATATAGATAATTTTATAAAAAAGAAAAAAATCGAATATAGCGATATTGGAATAAGAGTAGAAGAACAAAACAACAAAACAATAATTAAAAGAGTCAATCCTTTTGATAACACTATTAAGTTAAAAAAAGGTGATGTAGTTTTAGAGATCAATTCAAAAAAAATAAAGAATGCTGGACATTTAATGCGTGAAATCCTTTTTAGTCCAATTGGTAAAAAGCATATCTTAAAAGTCAAAAGAGTTGGAAAAATAATCTCTGTAGAAGCTATATCTAAAAAACGCTACGGAGGCGGAGAGATTGGGGATACTTTTTTAGAGGCAAAAGGTCTTTATTTTAATAATGACTTATTAATAATGAAAATTACAAACGACTATAAGGGCTATGGTCTTAAAGTTGGTGATAAACTACTACAGGTAAATGGTAAAAAAGTTGTCTCAATAGATGATATAAGAGAAAACATAGATGATTTTAAACATCAGGCATCACTTTTATTTTTAAGAGATAACTTCCAATTTTTTGTGAATATTAATTAA
- a CDS encoding YbaB/EbfC family nucleoid-associated protein yields the protein MFGNLGDMSKMLEGMQENASKLQAELESKTFSVKAGGGMVEVSINGKGEIVDLNIDDSLLEDKDSLQILLIGAMNDAYDMVQKNQQNSALNMLGGMGGMNPFGAK from the coding sequence ATGTTTGGCAATCTGGGCGATATGAGTAAAATGCTTGAGGGGATGCAGGAAAATGCATCAAAACTTCAAGCTGAACTTGAGTCAAAAACATTCAGTGTAAAAGCCGGTGGAGGAATGGTTGAAGTGAGTATTAACGGAAAAGGAGAGATTGTTGATCTGAATATTGACGATTCTCTTTTAGAAGATAAAGACTCACTCCAGATTCTCCTTATAGGTGCAATGAATGATGCATACGATATGGTTCAAAAAAACCAACAAAATTCGGCACTTAATATGCTTGGCGGGATGGGTGGAATGAACCCTTTTGGAGCAAAGTAG
- the panD gene encoding aspartate 1-decarboxylase produces the protein MNIEMLYSKIHRATVTDANLNYVGSITIDEELMEAAKMRVGQKVEILNINNGERFSTYIILGERGKRDICLNGAAARKVHKGDKIIIVAYASYNEKDLETYKPKVVLLNDENNIDEIVDSI, from the coding sequence ATGAATATAGAAATGCTTTATAGCAAAATTCACCGTGCGACTGTTACAGATGCTAACTTAAATTATGTGGGTTCTATTACTATTGATGAAGAATTAATGGAAGCTGCAAAAATGCGTGTAGGTCAAAAAGTAGAGATATTAAATATCAATAACGGTGAGCGTTTCTCTACATACATTATTTTAGGTGAGCGCGGTAAGCGTGACATTTGTTTAAATGGTGCTGCTGCACGTAAAGTTCATAAAGGTGATAAAATTATTATTGTTGCATACGCTTCATATAATGAAAAAGACCTAGAAACTTATAAACCTAAAGTTGTTTTATTAAATGATGAAAACAACATCGACGAGATAGTGGATAGTATCTAA
- a CDS encoding ferredoxin yields MGIPQPAFYIFKCEQSAPPGMPKPSCVSAQNPESQELFQYLAQKLMQEGIMGTVQPIRTACLNRCNVGPVMLVEPGHVMYTGLTKEKIDRIVSEHIMEGNVVEEYVIDSELWDNAISPADMKKQMGM; encoded by the coding sequence ATGGGAATCCCTCAACCAGCTTTTTATATCTTTAAATGTGAACAATCAGCACCTCCAGGTATGCCAAAACCATCATGTGTATCAGCACAAAATCCAGAGTCTCAAGAGTTATTCCAATACCTAGCTCAAAAGCTTATGCAAGAAGGTATTATGGGAACAGTTCAACCTATCAGAACTGCATGTTTGAACCGTTGTAATGTTGGTCCAGTAATGTTAGTTGAACCTGGTCATGTTATGTATACAGGGTTAACTAAAGAAAAAATTGATAGAATAGTATCAGAACATATTATGGAAGGTAATGTAGTTGAAGAGTATGTTATAGACTCTGAACTATGGGATAATGCTATCTCACCTGCTGATATGAAAAAACAGATGGGAATGTAG
- a CDS encoding porin family protein — protein sequence MKSFIIILMLLCSSVYADAKLYLGLGYANINEKFDNLDVKRKSLDAGRIKIGYGIRENYAIELSIEGIKNEAKILSDRDEDRYGANIELVKSLDLDTFIYPYFKAGFGAGSMKTTRDDTEQSLSYGNFNFGLGTYIAINEHFDFELGYEYKQISYERIDLDATTKIGYKSKANVFYFGLNTRF from the coding sequence TTGAAGTCATTTATAATAATTCTTATGCTTTTATGCTCATCTGTATATGCGGATGCAAAACTATATCTTGGACTTGGTTATGCAAATATCAATGAAAAATTTGACAATTTAGATGTAAAAAGAAAATCATTAGATGCTGGAAGAATAAAAATAGGTTACGGTATTAGAGAAAATTATGCGATTGAGTTGTCTATCGAAGGGATTAAAAACGAGGCTAAAATATTATCTGACAGAGATGAAGACAGATATGGAGCGAATATAGAATTAGTTAAATCTCTGGATTTAGATACTTTTATATATCCATATTTCAAAGCAGGTTTTGGTGCTGGTTCAATGAAAACAACAAGAGATGATACAGAACAAAGTCTAAGTTATGGAAATTTCAACTTTGGGCTTGGAACATATATAGCAATAAATGAGCACTTTGATTTTGAATTAGGCTATGAATATAAACAGATATCTTATGAACGCATAGACTTAGATGCTACAACTAAAATAGGATATAAATCAAAAGCCAATGTTTTCTATTTTGGACTTAATACAAGATTCTAA